The DNA segment tggcattgttaaaacagggacggaaacttaaaggaacaaacgtattcatcaatgaacatctgaccaaaagaaatgcagacatcgccaggaaagctcgtttcttaaaaaagcagggaaaaattcaacagacatggacatccaactgcaaaacatttatcaaattgaatggaacaccagaacaagcgaaggttatggtaatcaggaacatcgaggaactggacaaatacgaccaataaggtatgaggacacaaacacatcacaacaccatgacacagaccagaggaacctattcatctattacatcatctacatctggagacaagaaggatataactcaaaggattgctgatcatggaaaagtagaactgagaacatttaaatacacagaccacaatgtactggacttggagcacgatatagacccggacaataatttcttctcaaatatcaatgacagttgttgctattatacagatgaacagtttaatcggatcattaaaacggataacaaattatcaataatccatttcaacagcagaagtctatatgcaaactttaacaacattaaagaatatttaagtcagtttaaaaaaatatttaacataattgctatatcagaaacatggatcaatgaagataaaggaatggattttgaactggatggatatgaatttaattgtgtaaacagaaagaataagagtggaggaggagtggctgtgtatgtggataagaacatggattataaaatagtagacagtatgacaactgtgattgataacttattagaatgtataactattgaaatatgtgaagaaaaaagcaaaaatgtattagtcagctgtatatatagagcaccaggatctagtattgaaacattcactgactgtatgggaaaaatgttctcaaaaactaatcaaaaaactgtgttaatttgtggtgacttaaatattgatctgctcaatccaaataagcataaaataacagatgaatttatcagtataatgtacagtatgagtttatatctaaaaatcaccaggccaagcagaattacatcccatagtgctaccttaattgataatatattcagcaatgatattgagaataacactgagtggattattaatcaatgacattagtgatcatctaccagttttcattgtttataatagaaaccatcggcagaatcagccagaggagaaaataaaatacaggcgagtgcggacagaggaaaacatgaacacactaaagaaggatttacaggagcaaaactgggaaaaggtatacagtgaaagtgatgttgatagtgcatatgaaacttttttacaaatatttacatcattatatgataaaaattgtccaattaaacaagactacagaaaacaaaaaatccaagctcgaccatggatgacgaaagggttacgaaatgcatgtaataagaaaaatacactgtatagagaattcataaaactaaagactaaagaggcagaaaatagatataagaaatacaaaaatagattaactaatattatacgggtatgtaggaaggaatattatagtaacatattatataataacaaaaacaatattaaaggaatatgggatatattaaatagcattatcaaaaatggtaataaaaaacagagttaccctcagtatttcattgataataatgtcaagaaggaaaataaggatgaggtagtcaacggttttaataattttttttgtaaatattggaccaagcttggcagaacaaattcccgattcccaacctgaggattgggataataatctcatagaaagaaatccctgttcaatgttcctcacagcagtggatggaaaagaaattatagacattgtgaataattgtaaatataaaacatctaccgatttaaatgaaattgatatggtggtggtaaaacaggtcattgaatggattgtagaaccattaacatatatctgtaacttatcatttcaaaccggtaaatttcccaatcaaatgaaaatagctaaggttgtgctgctgtataagactggggatagacaccacttcacaaattatagacctgtttctttgcttccacaattttccaaattattagaaaggttattcaataatagattagacaaattcataaataaacataaattacttactgatagtcaatatggattcagagtacatagttcaacatcacttgcattaatagaatcagttgaggagattacaaacgccatagaccacaaattacattcagttggaatatttatagaccttaaaaaggcttttgatacaatcaatcatgacatattaatcaataaacttgaacagtatgggattagggggttggtgttgcactgggtgagaagctacttaagtaacagaaaacagtttgtgaagttgggggaatatacatcatcatgcttggacaatgcttgtggcgtcccacaggggtcagtattgggtccaaaactgtttctaatttatataaatgatattgtcaatgtttccaaaatattaaaattagtattatttgcagatgttcagggggggatttgcaggagttactgaggaggatcagtatagaaatgggaaaattgaaaatatggtttgacagaaacaaattatcattaaacttaagtaaaacaaaatacatgttatttggctattgtaatacagacatacaggttcagttacaagtcgagggggtagatattgaaagggtacatgaaaataagtttctgggggtgataatagatgataaactggaagactcatataaaacatatacaaagtaaactgtcaagaagcgtttcagttctaaacaaagcaaaacatattctggaccacaactcactccgcattctttactgctcactggttttaccatatttacagtactgtgcagaggtatggggtaatacttataaaggtacaacacaatcactatcagtaatgcagaaaagagctataaaaattattcataatactggctatagagatcatacaaatccactatttttacaatccaaattcttaaaattcacagacttggttcattttcaaacagtacaaattgtgcataaagcaataaacaatttacttccagcaaatattaaaaatatgttttttaacagatcaggggattgcagtctgagggggaaatttaatttaaagcatcagtgggcacgaacaacattaaaaggtttctgtatttctgtctgtggggtgaggatgtggaacagattgggagtggggctcaagcaatgtccaagcatgaaccagttcaaacagcggtacaaaaatatgtttttttctaggtatggggaggaggaagggtaatgagggttagggtgtttttgttttttgcttcggcttgtaaatatatagtattttgtatgtaagtaggtatgtgtaggtgtatatttatgtttgtgtatatatgtatatgtatatatatatatatatgtgaatgtgtatgtatatatatatatatattgatatcggtttaggtgtgtaggaatctatgtgtatatgtggcaaagggtattactggttgtggggaagaaggggtagggataaataagctgatgcttcaccctaccccttttcggacatgttgggtacacagtaggaatttttttgttgttgtctttactgatctatcttgtaattgttgttgtatcaaatgttcgaaataaacagttttcattcattcaaagtttggtgatgatcagctccggattccggatctggtgatccagaataatgcaaaaatataaggaaaatagaaaatgtgtcagtgtgaggtgacaaatgaagctagaggtgcacaactaacaccaaattgtagctgaatctgtactgattcagtaaggtgtcatcagatttgatgtagcttcaaatgttatggagctagatccagaagaaaaccgccattaccgaaaaatagtttttatacaataacttttgaactaataaagacataaaagtgattccaagttctagtggtatgctttcatggtcaaggatgtcaaatataaaggaaagaaaagtgtatgtatcatagttttggttgtaacactgaattgttgaatagatcactgtgccaaggagggaatctctttagggtcagtgaccctatggccttgtgtagcacatgcaacacttaaaaatagttctatttcagaatttactgttatttattacctccgccaaggaggttatgttttcgatcgagtttgtttgtttgtctgtctgtcagcaggataactcaaaaggttttgaacggattttgatgaaattttgtggagtggttggaaatgacaagaggaacaagtgattatattttaatggtgatccggatccaggaattttttaaaggattcttcaccattgcaggatagtgtttcataaatgttaaaaaaattcatatatttgcagtttagttgaataataaattgaattttgtctctttcttttttttttttttactactgagcaaacatcgttagacttttttaggttcaatgattccacggcgtgtagatgttatggtgtcagtgaccccatggccttggcggaggtttgcactctcctaGTGCTTCCAGTTTACAATGAATTTTGTAACTTGAAAAAGACACAGAAAATCAATATGTTGTAAGAAATTTATTCGAATAGGTGGGGGTTATCTTGTTTCCATTACCCATTTGAAGATTTACAAAGGCTTTCCATATGGCAACATGAACATTCATCGCAGCTACCAAGATGAACAAAAAAAGGTCAAGTTTAATTATGTGGATGCTTTATAACAGTAATGAGTGCTTGAAGCATTTTCTGCCAAAATGATTAACTGTGACATTTGATTGGGAATATGGAAGCAGGTTCTCATATTTTTAAATCAATGATTTACCTCTAAACCTGACAAGTCTATGTTAAAAAAGAAGAAACCTCTTAATGACTGATTTTGAATGGTGCAACACCCCAAAACCATGGCCAGGAACAAACCAGCTTCTGTTTGAGTATTAATTTACATATAGGTACTGTAGAAAAAGTCAaagcaataaaaacaaaaaacaacccattGAAGTCACACTTAAATTTCTTTCAAGGCATCAAGTCATGAACTAAAAACAAAGCTTTATAACTGTACAAAGTgaacagaacaacaaaaaaaacactatcCTATCATCATTTGCATTAGAGCAATTTTTAAAAAGGGCAATGAGGCAACAGACACCACACATCCTTTCAAACTGAATCAACAGTGTCAGGTTTTAAATCTGTATCATCTTCACACTCTCAACTGAATTTTCCTGCCATCCAAGTACATTTAACGTAAcaggagacagcagacagaacagcAAATGAATTGAAATATGTTCTATTTCTTACTGATCtttaccatggggacactgtaGGCTGAGTCCACTCAGTGAGAAGATGCCCCTCTGGACCACTGGGTGGGACTGTTTTCCATGTAGATACACGTCGACCCAGTCTGTTTTGTGTACATACCTATTATGTTTATATATTTAAACACTCTGGGATGGTTTGGTAGGTTGTGTCTAAAAACCACTCAGCAGCGATTTTTACGTTCTGGTCTATGATGCACCAAAAGGAAGATTATGAAGTTGCACCAGGAGTTGGGTTGACATTCTGAGTGGCGGCTTGTGGTGCCACCTCAATGATCCGTGGTTTATCAATGATACGAGCAGTGCGGTTTCCTTTCTCTACAATCCCGATGATCCATGCCTGGTGGCCCTCGCCGTATTTGGGGGATTTTATCTCTGCACAGAATCGGGCGGCCTGTTCCCGAGGCAAACAGATGAGCAGACCCCCTACAGGTGAAAGGAGATCCGGTTAGTCACAGGAGTGTCAAATTTAATATGCATGCTGGAGAGTTGGTGTTTGTGGCAGTTTTACTAAAATCCAAAGTTTCGCAGTTGAATGATCTAAAAATGTATGTAAAAGTTTAAATAAAAGACTGCCTTTTATTCAAAATGTCTGTGCATTTTGCCATTTGTTGCGTTATTCCAGTCctgcaaaatcaaatcaattttatttatatagtgccaaatcacaacaaacagttgccccaaggcgctttatattgtaaggcaaagccatacaataattatggaaaaaccccaacagtcaaaacgaccccctgtgagcaagcacttggcgacagcaggaaggaaaaactcccttttaacaggaagaaacctccagcagaaccaggctcagggaggggcagtcttctgctgggactggttggggctgagggagagaaccaggaaaaagacatgctgtggaggggagcagagatcaatcactaatgattaaatgcagagtggtgcaaaaagagaaagaaacactcagtgcatcatgggaaccccccagcagtctaagtctatgcaGGTGACTGTAGCTTTAAAAGCAGAGCCATGGTACAGCTACTGCTAAGATATGTACAACTACACAACACTGAAATGGTAACCATAAACCAGgatcttcttaaaaaaaaaaaaaaaaaaactgttaaccaTTTTGACCAAGGCAACATGAGTAAAACAACAAATTTAAGAGTTGTGTACATGTACAGTAAGTAAGCAactcatttcttctacaatgatATTCACCCCAGCAGCACCATTGATAGTAACTGCATTATTCCACTTTACTGATATGAACGGGAACAATCATCATCATTCGTAAAGTACTGACTTAATAAATTTTTCAATACGGCTTTATGATCAAAACAGAGTGAGATGTCCGAGTGCAGAGGCATTAAAAAAGGCAAAGTGACACAGCCATAAGGTGCTCTGATTCAATTTGACACAGTTGTCTTTTACGTTTTACATGTTTTTCATGTTCACATTTCTCATGAACTAAATTTTATTGTGTCTGTAGATGACATGATCAAATTCTAAGATTTAACTGAACATCTTAAGCATCTCAATGCCTTAAACCAGGGCTGCCCAAATCTGCTCCTGGAGAACACCTGCTCTGCATGTGTTCATGTCTATCTGCTCTACTCACCCCCGATTATATAATTCTAGTGTTTTCCAGCAACGTATTGACTGTGGACACCCCATCAGTGTTAATGACGTACGAGTGGAGCCGGGagagtgcaaaaaaacaaaacaaacaaaaaacatgggcaagtgccctccaggaacagattCAGGCAGCCCTACCTTATTCCATATTGAGGTTGTCTATCCTGAGATAATGACTTCCTCTTGACCTAAACTGCAGAGCTGGGGGTGTCTGTGACCCCTCGCTTCTGAACAGCCAGTTTCTCCTTTATTGagtttttactgttttaataAGAATGTAGCACAAAATAATTTCAATAAACTCAACATAAAAAGTTATATTCACGGACAGCAAGAGACTTGGAAGAACCGTGGACCGTGCTGGGAAACACACACACCTGATGTCTCGGGACACGTGCCATGCATGAGTCCAAACATATTGCCACAGGCCTTGGACACCGCAGCCATCTTGGCCAGCACAGGGAGGTTGTGGATAACAAACGACACCTCACTTCGCTGCTGTCGTGCCAACGTTTGAGCATGGCCAAGGATTCCAAAccctgtgatgtcagtggctgcgtGGGCATTAAAGGTGTGCATGAGACCAGCCGCTgcaattgaagtgagttttcgtTACTTAAGGATAAAACAGTGCATTAACAAAGGCAAATGACATTAATTTTGAATTAATCTAAAGCAGGAACATAGTTTTATAAACACAGACATACATATATATCAGGGTTCTAGCCATGGTGGGCAGCCCCGCctggtactgcaaatttccacccgcATGTTTTGTTTCGTCTTGGTGGGGACGCAGCGATCCCCGGACCGTCTGGGGAGGAGGCACAGCGGCACAGAGCGTCACGGAGGCAGGTGCACAGCCGACTCAAGCAACGCAATCATAtctcacggcatgttgtgattcagcagcatgaaatatccattaatctattggttcgtgataacgctgtctgctgtgggatcgatcagatcagaggctaagaacgatgctgcagcctctgtgacagtgaacagggaggcttttataAAGAAAACAGCAGAACGGAATTCGAAATTATTCCGGTACTGAGACACACTgtgagattttggtgctggacagctgcgtgcattatttccattcttctatgttttaaaggacatgtacaGAAATCAGAACGTTCCCGAGTGTTTCCGACAGCGTTTCCTAGAGGAAACCGCGTACTCGAATGAAATGCTGCTAACGTTAAAAACgaaaccacagattaattacaaagtttatataagtgtgctatggtgttatgatgactcgtctCACATCAAGACAGACTTTCAAggtaaattaaaaataaaccctaccagctccactgagggaggaaaaaaaaaaaacctgatcagtCATCCACTTATGATTTCCAAAGTCAGAGTaataagacgttttccagaaatgcacctgctgactcggaggggaaagctggaccttttgtttttctattttttgacagtatagaggggtgtcaaaatctgaaccACAAGGACAAGGTAAAATTTTAACACTttgaagtgaatgcccccagcctggtgatattgtggcttgggaattcaaacttttcaaattgaaaactatgcaggggaaaagtgtaaaaacaagtgTGAAATTGTCCACATTTTAAATGGTCTTTctgtacatttttttctttcaaataagtttactgaacatttgttacatacagtgtgtcaatgaaacacaaacattttagattaatttaactaatcaacaactgagcacagaatcagaccagaaacagtactaaaagatttttattttcgtctttgggcttcaggacacaaggtcagATAGGACGCCGAGTGGAAGTGTTGCGCGcggtgatagttcccaacagcaccactatactaaaaatttctggggagaaccctgtattCTATGAGACTTGTGGCAATAAGCCACATGACAAAATGTTTTAATGACTGGTCAGTGGGGCCAGGTTTCAGCTACATTCTTGTGTTTAAAGAATGTGTCCCACTGAGACATATAGTGACCTACAAAAAACAAGCAGGTATTCATAGCGAATCTTAATTAAACTCCACTTTGTCACTAATTACACAAAAAAGGTAATCATAGGAGCCCAACTTTATAAATCAGCATTGGCCTTTCTTTAACTACACCAACCCCCCCAAACCTTAATCCTTAGGAAATGTGGCAAAGATTTCACACCAGTTTACAATATTTTTACCTGTCCTGTTCAGCCGAGCCATGTTCATCATGGCTTCGTGGTAAGCCAACTCTACATCCTCCTGGGTTACCACCAACTTGATCTTATTCCACTTCTCAGGCTAAGTTATTAAAAACAGATGCATTAGTCAGAATCAGATTATGAGAACTTGAACCAAAATCACTTGTGAGAGAGCAGGCAGACTCACAATATCAAGCCACTGATGCACTGCAACAGCCACTTGTGTTCCCAGGGGCTTGGTCAACACCAACACATCTCCTGGCACTGCATTGTCTGGCCTGAGACAAAAATGCGTCATCATCACCTTTTTTAGTGTTAAAAGTTTTTGTCTTGAAGCAGCTGTGACTGGCATAACAACAGCAAAGCTTGTGAAATGTTACAGCAGCTTATTCTTACATGATAAATTCATTGGGCTGACACACAGTGGTGGCAACTCCTCCCATCACCACCCAGGGGTTGAGTACAGTCTGTCCTCCTGTCACAGACGTGCCCGCCTCCTCCGATGCATCTTTGAATCCTTGGATGATGAGTGGCATGACTTTGTCTCTCTCCTGAAAATAGCAGCAACAGAGAGCATATATTGACTATGACAAAAACCATATGTATCCTTTGATTGAGATCATTTCATGCAAAACAGTAACCATTAGCAACAGATTAGCCATATCCCTAAATCCTTTGAGAAATTTTGAAATAGGACAGCTGCAGTGACAAGCTATTATGTAGGAGTGGAACAATACACTAGCTCACGATACAGCTGCCACAACTCAATATCATGACATAATTACAATGCTGTTCACATTAATTGTGTTGAGTTGTCCTCAAACACAGCCAATGTTGGAGGGGATGACTTTAAATAAGGGATTAAATATGAATTTGCAAATTATGTATACAAAATATTAATCTGGTTCTAATGGACAGTAAAATGTTCCAATAAGCGCCATGTTAATTGCATATGACAAGACAAGCAACCTTTAGAAAAAGCACAAAACTGATCAGCAGTCCACGATTGGGCATTCCAGGAATCCTACTGTGTTCTATCAATCCACATCTGATTCAAAAGTGAACTACATAACTATAAAATGGACACATCACCTTTGTCAAAATACACATCTTCACACCAGGTccaacattttacaatattttatTAAAAACAGTTCAGTTGTTCAGGTAATTTTTTCCAAATATAAACTGAAATATATCTTACCTTTTCTGACATTTTGTTGCTGACTCCAAGAAGCATCAACATATTGTCACACTCCGTCACTCCCATCGCATACAGGTCACTGAGAACATTGGCACATGCAATTCGACCCTACGAGATTAAAACAATGAAAACTAAGCAAATAAAATGTTGGCATTTAGCCTACATCAGACATCAAGAaggcagaggaaaaacaaaataatacaGTGCATGCTTCAATTTACTTGATACATATTTGCAAATGATAGCACTACGTTCAGGAAAGCAAAGAACCATACCATCATGTAGGGGTCATCCACAATAGGGTAGATGTAATCAGTTGTTTGGACCAGAGAAAGGCCTCCGTGTCTGAGGGGGATCACACAAGTGTCCATACCTATACCTGGAAAAATCAAGTGTGATATTTTACAGGAATTCAAGGCTGCAGTTAGGTTTATTAACTATGTGATTTAGTACCCTGTACAAAAAAGTTCCAGTAGCAAACCCCTGTCATGTGGCACCAACATGTACACAATTTGTCTACAAGGCTGTAAAATGAAAATGACCACAACCTTTTACACCCTTATGCCACTGCTGGTGCATTTAAGCACACGCTATATTAACAATTTTTAAATGCTATACACAGCTTATAAATTACCTAATCGAGGCATGACTGCTCCGAGGAACTGTTCATCCTCTTGAAAGTGGTTCTCTTGTAGAGACTCCAGCAGCTTATGTAACACATCTTGGGGCACCTAAGGCCAAAAACAGCAGCTCCCATTTCCACACATTCTTATTGATGAatgaaaaacaatttatttctataGTTAAAAAAGAACCAGTCCTCAAAGAAAACCAACCTTGCAGCCTGTGCCCTTTAACTCAGCAAAGCGTGTGAGCCTGAAGTTTTTGTCCAGCTCATAGCTTTCGGGGTTAAAGGACTCTCTCACGGACATGTCTGGAGAAAGTTCTGGTCCTCGCCACTAGAACAGCAGTAGCCAGAAACAATGCAGGTGTGACTTACAACATGCAAATGTAACaatcctaaataaataaataaataataacaacaaacttTAAAATAAGTACGAAAACCCAAGTACAAGTCTGTTAGATGAAACAATACCACAATATTTTACGTTACATTTGGCATGTGTCGACAGGTGTTTCACAGAcgtcttatgggcctttcacattgcactTTACACGCGTCAGGCAATGCTTCCTAATGCGTTGTGACGTCAGATGCGACGCTTCGCTTCTGAAGCGGCCGGGGGCGGAGATTGCTTGTTTCCACAACCCGAAAAAAGTtgagcgatcaccatcttgaatttgcttcGCCtacaccacaaaaaagctttaaaaaaacaacagtagaacgattctcccttcaccctgctgggagaagcttttttccagctacttttcggagtgacacagACCGAGGGAGAactgacaacttggtgggatattgatcgaactgcgacagtgggccgacccgcacggagaagccggcgttCAGGCATCCTGGGCAgagtgaggcaggcagccgggtgatggagcagacccactcactccgaaatctcccacttattggatatatgcaaactcccagtttgaccaacggagcttagttctgcagctttaccaaggtgagaataatataaaaataaaatgtgacatttactgcactgctgtgaaggtttaatgatcggctaacgttagcttagccttttagcacagttgatctgagtgaatgctttaatttgtaaatggttcagtcttttttattatatatattattattattatttataacttTTTTCaggctgaagttattgtacttggccccacaaatcttagaaacatggtgtctaaccagatccttactctggatggcattaccctgacctctagtaatactgtgagaaatcttggagtcatttttcatcaggatatgtcattccatgcgcatattaaacaaatatgtaggactgcttttttgcatttgctcaatatctctaaaattagaaaggtcttgtctcagagtgatgctgaaaaactaattcatgcatttatttcctctaggctggactattgtaattcattattatcaggttgtcctaaaagttccctgaaaagccttcagttaattcaaaatgctgcagctagagtactgacagggactagaaggagagagcatatctcacccatattggcctctcttcattggcttcctgttaattctagaatagaatttaaaattcttcttcttacttataaggttttgaataatcaggtcccatcttatcttagggacctcatagtaccatatcaccccaatagagcgctttgctctcagactgcaggcttacttgtagttcctagggtttgtaagagtagaatgggaggcagagccttcagctttcaggctcctctcctctggaaccagctccaattcgg comes from the Thalassophryne amazonica chromosome 8, fThaAma1.1, whole genome shotgun sequence genome and includes:
- the sephs1 gene encoding selenide, water dikinase 1; amino-acid sequence: MSVRESFNPESYELDKNFRLTRFAELKGTGCKVPQDVLHKLLESLQENHFQEDEQFLGAVMPRLGIGMDTCVIPLRHGGLSLVQTTDYIYPIVDDPYMMGRIACANVLSDLYAMGVTECDNMLMLLGVSNKMSEKERDKVMPLIIQGFKDASEEAGTSVTGGQTVLNPWVVMGGVATTVCQPNEFIMPDNAVPGDVLVLTKPLGTQVAVAVHQWLDIPEKWNKIKLVVTQEDVELAYHEAMMNMARLNRTAAGLMHTFNAHAATDITGFGILGHAQTLARQQRSEVSFVIHNLPVLAKMAAVSKACGNMFGLMHGTCPETSGGLLICLPREQAARFCAEIKSPKYGEGHQAWIIGIVEKGNRTARIIDKPRIIEVAPQAATQNVNPTPGATS